From Brassica oleracea var. oleracea cultivar TO1000 chromosome C3, BOL, whole genome shotgun sequence, a single genomic window includes:
- the LOC106331548 gene encoding actin-depolymerizing factor 2, which yields MANAASGMAVHDDCKLKFLELKAKRTFRTIVYKIEDKQVIVEKLGEPEQSYDDFAASLPDNECRYAIYDFDFVTEENCQKSKIFFIAWSPDTAKVRDKMIYASSKDRFKRELDGIQVELQATDPTEMGLDVFKSRTN from the exons ATG GCTAACGCGGCATCAGGAATGGCTGTGCATGATGATTGCAAGCTCAAATTTTTGGAACTGAAAGCCAAAAGAACATTCCGTACGATAGTCTACAAGATTGAGGACAAGCAAGTGATTGTGGAGAAACTCGGTGAGCCTGAACAGTCATACGATGACTTTGCAGCAAGTCTTCCAGATAACGAATGCCGTTATGCCATTTATGACTTCGACTTTGTCACTGAGGAGAACTGCCAGAAGAGCAAGATTTTCTTCATCGCATG GTCTCCTGACACTGCCAAAGTGAGAGACAAGATGATTTACGCGAGCTCTAAGGATAGGTTCAAGAGAGAACTGGATGGGATTCAAGTGGAGCTTCAAGCAACCGATCCAACCGAGATGGGTCTTGATGTTTTCAAGAGCCGCACCAACTAA
- the LOC106329410 gene encoding histone H4, giving the protein MSGRGKGGKGLGKGGAKRHRKVLRDNIQGITKPAIRRLARRGGVKRISGLIYEETRGVLKIFLENVIRDAVTYTEHARRKTVTAMDVVYALKRQGRTLYGFGG; this is encoded by the coding sequence ATGTCGGGTCGTGGAAAGGGAGGCAAGGGTTTGGGGAAAGGAGGAGCCAAGCGTCACAGGAAGGTTCTCAGAGACAACATCCAAGGAATCACCAAGCCTGCGATTCGTCGTTTGGCTCGTAGAGGAGGCGTGAAGCGTATCAGCGGTCTGATCTACGAGGAGACACGTGGCGTCCTCAAGATCTTTTTGGAGAACGTTATCCGTGACGCCGTCACATACACCGAGCACGCGCGGAGGAAGACGGTGACGGCCATGGATGTGGTGTATGCTCTCAAGAGGCAAGGGAGGACTCTCTATGGATTCGGCGGCTAG
- the LOC106332267 gene encoding histone H2B.7 — MAPKAAEKKPVEEKKPKAGKKLPKEAGAGVDKKKKKKSKKSVETYKIYIFKVLKQVHPDIGISSKAMGIMNSFINDIFEKLAQESSKLARYNKKPTITSREIQTAVRLVLPGELAKHAVSEGTKAVTKFTSS; from the coding sequence ATGGCTCCAAAAGCAGCAGAGAAGAAACCCGTAGAGGAGAAGAAACCGAAGGCCGGGAAGAAGCTGCCCAAGGAAGCAGGTGCAGGCGTTGACAAGAAGAAGAAGAAGAAATCGAAGAAGAGCGTGGAGACATACAAGATTTACATCTTCAAAGTTCTGAAGCAGGTTCATCCAGATATCGGAATCTCTAGCAAAGCCATGGGGATCATGAACAGTTTCATCAATGATATCTTCGAGAAGCTCGCTCAGGAATCGTCAAAGCTTGCAAGGTACAACAAGAAGCCGACAATCACCTCAAGGGAGATTCAGACTGCTGTTAGACTCGTTCTTCCAGGAGAGCTCGCGAAACACGCCGTCTCCGAAGGCACCAAGGCCGTCACTAAATTCACCAGCTCTTGA